A genomic window from Sulfurospirillum multivorans DSM 12446 includes:
- a CDS encoding phenylacetate--CoA ligase family protein — MTFSKNESLCKDELQAWQLKHLKETLLRVYHLVPFYKKKFDEHGVLPQDIKTLDDIAKLPFTKKHDLRDNYPFGMFSVDMDQIVRIHSSSGTTGKPTVVGYTEHDMDIWAEVMGRAFTMGGVTCQDIMQNSHGYGLFTGGLGFHNAAERMKIAVIPSSTGFTSRQLLLLKDFGATVLTATPSFALHMAEVAKAEGYDIQKDFKLRVGFFGAEPTSEGLKNEIAHIWGIDYHEIYGLSEIIGPGVACNCKHSNLLHIHEDHFYPEIIDPKTGEVLPEGTRGELVITTLTKQGLPIIRYRTGDITSLTRIPCRCGRTIGRIESIVGRSDDMLLINGVNVFPSQIEHVLSKQEGITLNYQIIADKKGYLDKLEIDVELDEHLISDDVSYLGNLKKELQHALLNNLYINVEVKLVAPKSLQRSEGKATRVVDKRAK; from the coding sequence ATGACATTCAGTAAAAACGAAAGTTTGTGTAAAGACGAACTTCAAGCGTGGCAGCTCAAACACCTCAAAGAGACCTTGCTTCGCGTCTATCATCTCGTGCCGTTTTACAAAAAAAAGTTTGATGAACATGGCGTTTTGCCGCAAGACATTAAAACCCTTGATGACATCGCCAAACTTCCTTTTACCAAAAAACACGACCTACGCGACAACTACCCTTTTGGCATGTTCTCGGTCGATATGGATCAAATCGTGCGTATTCACAGCTCCAGTGGAACCACAGGCAAACCCACCGTTGTAGGCTACACAGAGCACGATATGGACATCTGGGCGGAAGTGATGGGACGCGCTTTTACGATGGGTGGTGTCACGTGCCAAGACATCATGCAAAACTCCCACGGATACGGACTTTTCACAGGCGGTCTTGGCTTTCATAACGCCGCAGAACGCATGAAAATCGCCGTCATTCCAAGCTCCACAGGCTTTACCTCTCGTCAACTTTTACTTCTAAAAGACTTTGGCGCAACGGTTCTGACTGCCACACCTTCGTTTGCTTTACACATGGCAGAAGTGGCAAAGGCTGAGGGTTATGACATCCAAAAAGATTTCAAACTTAGAGTAGGATTTTTCGGAGCGGAGCCAACCAGTGAAGGGCTTAAAAATGAGATCGCCCATATTTGGGGCATTGATTACCACGAGATTTACGGTCTATCTGAGATCATCGGACCGGGTGTCGCGTGTAACTGCAAGCACTCAAACCTACTGCACATTCACGAAGATCACTTCTACCCTGAAATCATCGACCCCAAAACGGGCGAAGTCTTGCCTGAGGGCACACGCGGTGAGCTGGTCATCACAACGCTGACCAAACAAGGCTTGCCGATCATTCGCTACCGAACGGGCGACATTACGTCCTTAACACGCATTCCGTGTCGTTGTGGCAGAACCATCGGCAGAATCGAGAGCATCGTAGGACGCAGTGACGATATGCTTCTCATCAACGGCGTCAACGTCTTCCCATCGCAAATCGAACACGTCCTCTCCAAACAAGAAGGCATCACGCTCAACTACCAAATCATCGCCGATAAAAAAGGCTACCTCGATAAACTCGAGATCGATGTAGAACTCGACGAGCACTTAATCAGCGATGATGTGAGCTACCTCGGGAACCTCAAAAAAGAGCTTCAACACGCCCTTTTAAACAATCTCTACATCAACGTCGAAGTCAAACTCGTCGCACCCAAATCGCTTCAAAGAAGCGAGGGAAAAGCTACACGCGTGGTGGATAAACGAGCGAAATAA
- a CDS encoding phenylacetate--CoA ligase family protein has translation MIWSKEETFPRHKLTELQTVRLQDTVARVYAHVPFYQKEFEELGITPADITSIDDIAKLPFTKKQDLRDNYPFGLFAVKKDAVVRIHSSSGTTGKPTVVGYTKADLDTWNEVMARVFTMAGVTSEDTSHNAYGYGLFTGGLGLHYGAETVGATVVPSSGGFTSRQLMLMKDFEATVLTSTPSFALHMAEAAVAEGYDIQKDFKLKCGIFGAEPTSLGLKEEVARVWGIHYCEIYGLSEIIGPGVSSNCFESKDLHVFEDHFYPEIIDPKTLEVLPYGEKGELVITSLTKQAFPIIRYRTGDITSLDRTPCKCGRTHVRMKSVMGRVDDMLIVNGVNVFPSQVEHVLSNIEGITLNYQIIADKKGYLDKLEIMVEVTEDMPLDSIGQLEALKKKIQHELLNNLYINAEIKLVEPRTIERSVGKAVRVIDKRSL, from the coding sequence ATGATCTGGTCAAAAGAGGAGACTTTTCCACGCCATAAACTGACCGAACTTCAAACCGTAAGGCTTCAAGACACCGTTGCGCGCGTCTATGCGCATGTGCCTTTTTACCAAAAAGAGTTTGAAGAACTTGGCATCACGCCTGCTGATATTACCTCCATTGATGACATTGCAAAATTGCCGTTCACCAAAAAACAAGACCTCCGAGACAACTACCCTTTTGGGCTTTTCGCGGTCAAAAAAGATGCGGTCGTGCGCATTCACAGCAGTAGCGGAACGACGGGCAAACCCACCGTTGTCGGGTACACCAAAGCCGATTTGGATACATGGAATGAAGTGATGGCACGCGTCTTTACAATGGCAGGCGTCACGAGTGAAGACACCTCGCACAATGCGTATGGCTACGGGCTTTTCACAGGCGGTCTTGGGCTTCACTACGGCGCTGAAACCGTCGGTGCGACCGTTGTACCAAGCAGTGGAGGTTTTACCTCACGCCAACTGATGCTGATGAAAGACTTTGAAGCAACCGTATTGACCTCTACACCCTCCTTCGCTTTGCATATGGCAGAAGCCGCGGTGGCAGAAGGATACGACATCCAAAAAGATTTCAAACTCAAATGCGGCATCTTTGGAGCCGAACCGACCAGTTTGGGGCTCAAAGAAGAAGTTGCACGCGTTTGGGGCATTCACTACTGCGAGATTTATGGGCTCTCCGAGATCATCGGACCGGGCGTTTCCTCTAACTGTTTTGAAAGCAAAGACCTGCACGTTTTTGAAGATCATTTCTACCCTGAGATCATCGACCCTAAAACCTTGGAAGTCCTGCCGTACGGCGAAAAAGGTGAATTGGTTATCACCAGCCTTACCAAACAAGCCTTTCCGATCATTCGCTACCGAACGGGTGACATCACCTCTTTGGATCGCACGCCGTGCAAGTGCGGCAGAACGCATGTGCGCATGAAAAGCGTAATGGGACGTGTCGATGATATGCTGATCGTCAACGGTGTCAATGTCTTCCCATCGCAAGTCGAGCACGTGCTCTCCAACATCGAAGGCATCACACTCAATTACCAAATCATCGCCGATAAAAAAGGCTACCTCGATAAACTGGAAATCATGGTTGAAGTCACCGAAGATATGCCACTGGATAGCATCGGACAACTCGAAGCCTTGAAAAAGAAAATCCAACATGAACTGCTCAATAACCTCTACATTAACGCCGAGATCAAACTCGTTGAGCCTCGAACTATAGAGCGCAGTGTCGGCAAAGCCGTCCGCGTCATCGACAAAAGGAGTCTGTAA
- a CDS encoding 2-oxoacid:acceptor oxidoreductase family protein: MKYQIVIAGIGGQGAVFLVKVLSIASALANQKCLGTENHGMSQRGGSVSCYVKIGDFYAPAIDEGQADLLIALEGNEALRNIQYLSKDRGVIVMNAPKNFPKVDFETHSIDAFKKAKAKEFPIDALNVYMLGVTLALDTHFPFTCKEIEEAITAMNAKVAEKNIAVLHQGMNDAKAVK; encoded by the coding sequence ATGAAGTATCAAATCGTGATCGCAGGTATCGGCGGACAAGGTGCGGTCTTTTTGGTCAAAGTGCTCAGCATTGCCTCAGCGCTTGCCAATCAAAAATGTTTAGGAACGGAAAATCACGGTATGAGCCAACGTGGCGGTTCGGTTTCGTGTTACGTCAAAATCGGCGACTTTTATGCCCCTGCGATTGACGAGGGACAAGCCGATCTGCTCATCGCACTTGAGGGCAATGAAGCGCTTCGCAACATCCAATATTTGAGCAAAGACAGAGGTGTCATTGTCATGAATGCGCCGAAAAATTTCCCCAAAGTCGACTTTGAAACCCACAGCATCGACGCATTTAAAAAAGCGAAAGCCAAAGAATTTCCCATCGATGCTCTTAACGTCTACATGCTCGGTGTTACGCTCGCTTTAGATACGCATTTTCCCTTTACATGTAAAGAGATCGAAGAGGCGATCACTGCGATGAACGCGAAAGTGGCAGAGAAAAATATCGCTGTGCTTCATCAGGGCATGAACGACGCAAAGGCTGTGAAATGA
- a CDS encoding thiamine pyrophosphate-dependent enzyme, giving the protein MKQILMGNEAIALGLIHSGVDMLSGYPGTPSSEILGNFQKFRDKFKLEAYAQWATNEKVGFEVAYAGAISGKRTCATMKQVGLNVASDPLMSASYIGLKGAMLLISCDDPGFYSSQTEQDSRSFAKFARIPVLDPSTPQEAYDMVKLGIEFSHQFESIVMLRPVMRVSHAREICEVDDSLYVKANQGNFERNIPRWGAVPPAGRFRQGLEQIDRLEAIKLWNWEHLIEPKTHLLKGSRVLCLTSGTGDGYVKEAVSELGIDADILKLDMPYPLPKENLEALFVKYDKVIVFEESFPCIEEQLSSPKLYGKLTKHVHLIDEFSKDKVLSAFAKAGVIEPNHAYQSEKYNKELPKRPPNMCPGCPHRDVHYAITKTFKKKKSIYTSDIGCYTLGLNQAAIDTILCMGASISMASGFSISDPDKTVVATIGDSTFMHSGVAPLINAVYQNHKFVLIILDNSTTAMTGRQTTPERTNPNQIDIKRIIEGCGVACHEYVYEQDLNKTVDFMKSLQEAYKTATAPVVAVVREFCVLDKENAVGRLGNVVVEVDEDKCVACDSCITNYKCPPMHYNDAGKMEIDPFLCAGCGSCLDVICPTDAFVKK; this is encoded by the coding sequence ATGAAACAGATTTTGATGGGGAATGAAGCGATTGCCTTGGGGCTGATTCATTCGGGTGTGGATATGCTCTCAGGCTATCCAGGTACACCTTCGAGTGAGATTTTGGGGAATTTTCAAAAATTTCGCGATAAATTTAAATTAGAAGCCTACGCGCAGTGGGCGACCAATGAAAAAGTGGGCTTTGAAGTCGCTTACGCAGGTGCCATTTCAGGCAAACGAACGTGTGCGACGATGAAGCAAGTGGGGCTTAATGTGGCAAGTGATCCGTTGATGAGCGCCTCGTACATCGGGCTTAAAGGTGCGATGCTGCTCATCTCCTGTGATGATCCGGGGTTTTACTCCTCTCAAACGGAGCAAGACAGCCGCAGTTTCGCCAAATTCGCGCGTATTCCTGTGCTTGATCCTTCAACGCCGCAAGAAGCGTACGACATGGTCAAACTGGGCATTGAATTCTCCCATCAATTTGAATCGATTGTCATGCTTCGCCCTGTCATGCGCGTCAGCCATGCCAGAGAGATTTGCGAGGTCGATGATAGTTTATATGTAAAGGCAAATCAAGGTAATTTTGAGCGCAATATTCCTCGTTGGGGTGCTGTGCCACCTGCGGGAAGATTTCGCCAAGGCTTAGAGCAGATCGACCGATTGGAAGCGATCAAGCTGTGGAACTGGGAACATCTTATCGAGCCTAAAACACACCTCTTAAAAGGCTCACGCGTGCTGTGCCTCACGAGTGGAACGGGCGATGGCTATGTCAAAGAAGCGGTCAGTGAGCTTGGCATCGACGCAGACATTTTAAAACTCGATATGCCCTACCCACTTCCCAAAGAAAACCTCGAAGCGCTTTTTGTGAAGTATGACAAAGTGATCGTCTTTGAAGAGAGTTTTCCCTGTATCGAAGAGCAGTTAAGCTCTCCAAAACTCTACGGCAAACTGACCAAACACGTGCATCTCATCGATGAATTTTCCAAAGACAAAGTGCTCTCAGCCTTTGCCAAAGCAGGTGTGATTGAACCAAACCATGCGTACCAAAGTGAAAAATACAATAAAGAACTCCCCAAACGCCCACCCAATATGTGCCCAGGCTGTCCGCACCGCGATGTGCATTATGCCATCACTAAAACCTTTAAAAAGAAAAAGTCCATCTACACGTCAGACATTGGCTGCTATACGCTTGGACTCAATCAAGCCGCGATTGATACCATTTTGTGTATGGGTGCCAGCATCTCGATGGCAAGTGGTTTTAGCATCTCCGATCCCGATAAAACCGTTGTGGCGACGATTGGTGATAGTACGTTTATGCACTCAGGTGTTGCACCACTCATTAACGCCGTGTATCAAAACCATAAATTTGTGCTGATCATTTTAGATAACTCCACCACCGCGATGACGGGTCGCCAAACCACGCCTGAGCGTACGAATCCGAACCAAATCGACATCAAACGTATCATCGAAGGCTGTGGTGTTGCATGTCACGAATACGTTTACGAGCAAGATTTGAACAAAACCGTTGACTTTATGAAATCGCTCCAAGAGGCATATAAAACCGCCACAGCTCCCGTTGTTGCCGTCGTGCGCGAATTTTGTGTGCTCGATAAAGAGAATGCCGTTGGTCGCCTTGGAAATGTCGTGGTCGAAGTCGATGAAGACAAATGTGTCGCCTGTGATTCGTGTATCACCAACTACAAATGCCCTCCAATGCACTATAACGATGCTGGCAAAATGGAGATCGATCCGTTTTTATGTGCGGGTTGTGGCTCATGCCTTGATGTCATCTGCCCAACCGATGCGTTTGTGAAAAAATAA
- a CDS encoding symporter small accessory protein, translated as MGTFDLGVGSAFWLMNASALLCVVYGVINWNKDKEEKVLNTKSWEKDEARINKDL; from the coding sequence ATGGGAACATTTGATTTGGGCGTTGGATCGGCATTTTGGTTGATGAATGCGAGTGCACTTTTATGCGTGGTTTACGGTGTGATTAACTGGAATAAAGACAAAGAGGAGAAGGTCTTAAACACGAAATCTTGGGAAAAAGATGAAGCGCGAATTAATAAGGATTTATGA
- a CDS encoding sodium:solute symporter family protein has protein sequence MNMLENIIIIIYLAVLGYLGFVGYKQTKSSADYLIAGGNTHPFVMALSYGATFISTAAIVGFGGVAAWLGNSLLWLTFCNIFIGVFIAFVFLGNPTRKMGIRLNAHTFPELLGRRFNSKFIQIFGGVLIAFFMPLYASAVLIGGTEFIVAYFKVDYHMALLVFSIIITGYVLAGGLKGVMLTDALQGVIMFVAMMILLVMVFDAVGGVDAGFSKLETVWNETVASLGNANLKDLKAGSPDFMMKLSMNWGFQGWNKMPIFLSEGWLFVITTITMGVGIGVLAQPQLVVRFMTVKSKNELNRAVLIGGVFIIAMTGIVFIVGSLSNVWYYEFNEGKNALQSAGGVSKVIPHFINAAMPKWFSFIFLFALISAAMSTLSSQFHAMGTAIGRDVFEQLAGKHTSNSLLITRTGIVVMIVISVSLAYLFDKQPAIIARSTAIFFALCASIFLPTYFGGLFWKRMTQKGAIASMVVGTVITTFWLLFVHFQEAKELGLCKMIFGVNSLLSGKIIFVDAMIVALPLSALTAVVVSLLTKPESSTLLKKCFED, from the coding sequence ATGAATATGCTTGAAAACATCATCATCATTATTTACCTTGCGGTATTGGGCTATCTCGGTTTTGTGGGCTATAAACAGACAAAAAGCTCCGCAGATTACCTCATCGCAGGTGGCAATACTCATCCGTTTGTGATGGCACTGAGCTATGGCGCTACCTTTATCTCCACAGCGGCGATTGTTGGATTTGGCGGTGTGGCGGCGTGGCTTGGAAATTCGCTTCTTTGGCTTACATTTTGTAACATCTTCATCGGTGTCTTTATCGCCTTTGTCTTTTTGGGCAATCCTACCCGCAAAATGGGCATTCGCCTTAATGCACACACCTTTCCTGAATTACTAGGACGACGTTTTAATTCTAAGTTTATTCAAATTTTTGGTGGTGTTTTGATCGCATTTTTTATGCCATTGTATGCTTCGGCCGTTTTGATTGGTGGTACGGAGTTCATTGTGGCGTATTTTAAAGTGGATTATCATATGGCGCTTTTAGTCTTTTCAATCATCATCACAGGTTATGTTTTAGCCGGTGGATTAAAAGGGGTGATGCTAACCGATGCCTTGCAAGGTGTCATCATGTTTGTGGCGATGATGATTCTTTTGGTGATGGTTTTTGATGCTGTGGGTGGCGTTGATGCAGGATTTTCGAAACTGGAAACAGTCTGGAATGAAACGGTAGCATCGCTTGGAAATGCTAACCTCAAAGATCTTAAAGCAGGAAGCCCTGATTTTATGATGAAACTCTCTATGAATTGGGGATTTCAAGGTTGGAATAAGATGCCTATTTTCCTCTCAGAGGGATGGCTATTTGTGATCACGACCATTACGATGGGCGTTGGCATTGGTGTTTTAGCCCAACCTCAACTGGTGGTGCGTTTTATGACGGTTAAGAGTAAAAATGAGCTCAACCGTGCCGTTTTGATCGGCGGTGTTTTTATTATTGCGATGACAGGAATTGTTTTTATCGTGGGTTCGCTTTCAAATGTTTGGTATTATGAGTTTAATGAAGGCAAAAATGCGCTTCAAAGTGCAGGTGGTGTGAGCAAAGTGATTCCGCATTTCATCAATGCTGCGATGCCAAAATGGTTTTCATTTATCTTTTTGTTTGCGTTGATTTCTGCGGCTATGAGTACACTCTCAAGCCAATTTCATGCAATGGGGACGGCGATTGGTCGCGATGTCTTTGAGCAGCTTGCTGGAAAACACACATCCAATTCACTGCTGATCACCCGCACGGGCATTGTTGTCATGATCGTGATCTCTGTCTCATTGGCGTATCTGTTTGATAAGCAACCCGCGATCATTGCACGAAGTACTGCAATATTTTTTGCTCTGTGTGCGAGCATCTTTTTACCGACCTATTTTGGTGGGCTTTTTTGGAAGCGTATGACACAAAAAGGAGCGATTGCGTCAATGGTCGTGGGCACAGTTATTACAACATTTTGGCTTTTGTTTGTTCATTTTCAAGAAGCAAAAGAGTTGGGTCTGTGCAAAATGATTTTTGGGGTGAATTCGCTTTTAAGTGGAAAGATCATTTTTGTCGATGCGATGATAGTCGCATTGCCACTCTCCGCTTTAACCGCTGTAGTTGTTTCCTTACTGACAAAGCCAGAAAGTTCAACGCTACTGAAAAAATGTTTTGAGGATTGA
- the fliS gene encoding flagellar export chaperone FliS — protein sequence MYTNLAYSTYSQNNIAIESPEKLIKMLYEGILRFASQAKKAIEDKNIEKRTYWINRTSAIFAELIHSLNYDGGQVAYYLRGLYSYQLKLLSEANLKNDTAKLDEVINVARGLLEAWKDETENELE from the coding sequence ATGTACACCAATTTAGCCTATTCAACCTATTCACAAAACAATATTGCTATAGAATCGCCTGAAAAGTTGATTAAAATGCTTTATGAGGGAATTTTACGTTTTGCATCTCAGGCTAAAAAAGCAATTGAGGATAAAAATATTGAAAAAAGAACCTACTGGATCAATCGCACTTCTGCTATTTTTGCAGAGCTGATTCACTCACTCAATTACGATGGAGGACAAGTGGCGTACTACCTACGGGGTCTTTACAGTTACCAACTTAAATTGCTCTCCGAAGCTAATTTAAAAAACGATACGGCAAAACTTGATGAAGTCATTAACGTTGCGCGCGGACTTTTAGAAGCGTGGAAGGATGAGACTGAAAATGAGTTGGAATAA
- the fliD gene encoding flagellar filament capping protein FliD yields MATSSLSSLGLGSDSVLSYDLIDSLRAVDEEGQLDPIDAKLETNATQQTDLETLTTLASALATSADALSDDTYYLQRTTTVSNDAVTVAVDGGTNVQDFTLHVDQLAQQDIYQSTGFSSETSAVTTASDTLTIEVNGTSYALAVSSSTTLSDLASMINDKFDGSITASILNTGGTTPYKLILKSDNTGADYAMTLTSANYESDPASTNILSSLGWDDTDNHIQTAKDAEFTYNGISITRSSNTIDDLVTGATITLNEVQDTGDITSVSIEQDWTDIKTQINSFVTAFNSLLSNLDSATSYNHEEETAGVFQGVSQLTGFLSDMKRSILSIDGDGRSLIDYGLTFENSTLSFDEDTFDEKVEDDATDVQDFFMGSTTHDTTTYTGSSVASGALDITYKGLYINETSIRFTTDAGSTAEENALALQQAINKAGVEGVTAAVGSDGNIILKSTTGEDITITGESSVLSTLGLKAATIYGHSTVQNGFFTDFNEMIENYSDDSTGILAIYAEYLDTQEETLTENREKTVTSLDTKYEIMATKFAAYDSIISSMTTAFNSLSMLIEEESNN; encoded by the coding sequence ATGGCAACATCTTCTTTGAGTTCACTTGGACTGGGAAGTGATAGTGTTTTAAGTTACGATCTTATTGATAGTTTGCGTGCCGTTGATGAAGAGGGACAGTTAGACCCAATTGATGCAAAATTAGAAACCAATGCAACACAACAAACCGATTTAGAAACGCTGACAACACTCGCGTCAGCACTCGCAACATCCGCAGATGCTTTATCGGATGATACCTATTATTTGCAACGAACAACAACCGTTTCGAATGATGCTGTAACAGTAGCAGTCGATGGTGGTACCAACGTTCAAGATTTTACATTACATGTAGATCAACTCGCACAACAAGATATTTATCAAAGTACCGGCTTTAGCTCTGAAACGAGTGCTGTTACCACAGCATCGGATACGTTAACGATTGAAGTAAATGGCACGTCATACGCTTTAGCTGTCTCTTCTTCCACAACATTGAGTGACCTTGCCAGTATGATCAATGATAAGTTTGATGGCAGCATTACTGCATCTATTTTAAACACAGGTGGAACTACACCGTATAAACTTATTTTAAAATCAGATAACACCGGTGCAGATTATGCCATGACCCTTACATCCGCTAATTATGAGAGCGATCCCGCTTCAACCAATATTCTTAGTAGCTTAGGCTGGGATGACACCGACAACCATATTCAAACAGCCAAGGATGCAGAGTTTACCTATAATGGCATTAGCATCACCCGCTCCTCCAATACCATCGATGACCTCGTTACAGGTGCAACAATTACCCTCAACGAAGTTCAGGATACGGGAGATATAACTTCCGTTTCCATTGAGCAAGATTGGACAGATATCAAAACACAAATTAACTCTTTTGTCACAGCATTTAATAGCCTTCTTTCCAATCTTGATTCAGCAACCAGTTATAATCATGAAGAAGAGACGGCAGGTGTCTTTCAAGGGGTTAGCCAACTGACTGGATTTCTTTCCGATATGAAACGATCTATCTTATCCATTGATGGTGATGGACGTAGCCTTATCGATTACGGTCTTACCTTTGAAAATAGTACTCTTTCGTTTGATGAAGATACGTTTGATGAAAAGGTTGAAGACGATGCAACCGATGTGCAAGACTTTTTTATGGGTTCAACAACGCATGATACAACCACCTACACAGGCAGTAGTGTTGCTTCAGGCGCTTTGGATATTACATATAAGGGTCTGTATATCAACGAAACCAGTATTCGCTTTACCACGGATGCGGGCTCAACCGCGGAAGAAAATGCTTTGGCATTGCAACAAGCAATTAACAAAGCAGGTGTGGAGGGTGTTACAGCAGCTGTAGGATCTGATGGCAATATCATCTTAAAAAGTACAACAGGAGAAGATATTACCATTACAGGTGAATCCAGCGTGCTCTCTACCCTTGGACTAAAAGCAGCAACGATTTACGGTCACAGTACCGTCCAAAATGGGTTTTTTACCGATTTTAATGAAATGATAGAAAATTATTCTGACGACAGTACAGGCATTCTTGCAATCTATGCCGAATACCTTGATACGCAAGAGGAAACATTAACCGAAAACAGAGAAAAAACCGTTACCTCTTTAGATACAAAATATGAAATTATGGCAACAAAGTTTGCTGCGTATGACAGTATTATTAGTTCCATGACCACAGCATTTAACTCACTTTCAATGCTTATTGAGGAAGAAAGTAACAATTAA
- a CDS encoding flagellar protein FlaG — MDIFSTTSKQVETTTTPTVSTVAQTRPVEESNKIETQNQETFDETAKTLSQTVKELNAQMELLDTNISFGFNDEINLMYVNVMEKSSGETIRKIPTEEAMQLSAKMKEIVGMIFDKKG; from the coding sequence ATGGACATTTTTAGCACAACAAGTAAGCAAGTAGAAACGACAACCACTCCTACGGTATCAACTGTAGCACAGACCCGACCCGTTGAAGAATCGAATAAAATAGAAACGCAGAACCAAGAGACATTTGATGAAACAGCGAAAACACTGAGCCAAACGGTTAAAGAGCTTAATGCACAAATGGAGCTTTTAGATACCAATATCTCTTTTGGTTTTAACGATGAAATCAATCTTATGTATGTTAATGTTATGGAGAAAAGCTCCGGAGAAACCATCCGTAAAATCCCAACGGAGGAAGCAATGCAACTTTCTGCTAAAATGAAAGAAATTGTGGGAATGATATTTGATAAAAAAGGATAA
- the rsmD gene encoding 16S rRNA (guanine(966)-N(2))-methyltransferase RsmD has product MAIKSLSSTISAGKYKGKKILLPSLESTRSTKAILKGSLFDSLQYDIIDELFVEVFGGSGSMGLEALSRGAKHAYFIEKDRAAFQTLKSNCKAIDEEHTTPLEGDSFILFPTLLGKLTCKAYFYFDPPFSIREGMEDVYEKVMGLIASIPTDKAHWIVIEHMSTLVLPEAIGSYTLTKRKKFGKSSLSFYM; this is encoded by the coding sequence ATGGCAATTAAGTCCCTTTCTTCAACCATTAGTGCAGGTAAATACAAAGGAAAAAAGATTCTTCTTCCCTCTTTGGAGAGCACACGAAGCACCAAAGCCATTTTAAAAGGCTCACTTTTTGACAGTCTTCAATACGACATCATTGATGAGCTTTTTGTTGAAGTGTTTGGCGGCAGTGGTTCGATGGGGCTTGAAGCACTCAGTCGTGGCGCTAAACACGCCTATTTTATAGAAAAAGATAGAGCAGCGTTTCAAACACTGAAAAGTAACTGTAAAGCAATCGATGAAGAACACACAACGCCTCTTGAAGGTGATAGTTTTATCCTTTTCCCGACACTGCTAGGAAAGCTTACATGTAAAGCTTATTTCTATTTTGATCCTCCTTTTTCCATTCGTGAGGGGATGGAAGATGTGTATGAAAAAGTGATGGGTTTAATCGCCTCAATTCCCACGGATAAGGCACATTGGATCGTGATTGAACATATGAGCACCCTTGTTCTTCCAGAAGCCATTGGTTCATATACGTTAACAAAGCGTAAAAAATTTGGAAAGAGTTCGCTCTCCTTTTACATGTAA